Sequence from the Deinococcus radiopugnans ATCC 19172 genome:
GACTCTTGCACTCTCCAGCGGCGCGGGGGCGCTCACCATGACCTATCCCAGCAGCACCACCACCATCCATGAGCGGGCCGCCGACTGGGCGGGCGCGGACGTTCAGGGCACGCAGATTCACGCGGAAGCCATCTCGCTGGCTCCTGGCCTCACGACTGGCACGCTGACCTCGGCCCCGCTGACCGTGACCGCCTTCGACGAGCTGGTGCCGTCCTGGAATGCCGTGACGCCGGGGGCGGGCAGCGTGACCGTTGAGGTGCGGGCGCGGGTAGGTGCAGAGTGGTCACGCTGGTACTCCTTTGGTACCTGGAGCAGCGCCGAGGGCCGCAGCAGCGTGAATGGCCAGAAGGACAGCGCTGGGCAGGTTATGACCGATACACTGCGCCTGAGCAAACAGGCCACCTCTTACCAGTACCGCGTGACCCTTCGTGGACAGGGAACCACGTTGCGGCTGCTGGCCTTTAACACCTCTGAACGTGCCCGCCGGAGCGCAGGTCTGGGGCAGGCCAGCGATAAAACGGCCTGGGGCAAGGTGAACGACGTGCCGCAGCGTTCGCAAATGATCTACCCCGACGGCGGCGAGGTGTGGTGTAGCCCCACCAGCGTTTCGATGATCCTGGCCGCGCGCGGCATTGACATCAAGGTGCCGCAGGCGGCTCGGGCCACCTATGACCGCGCCTACGATGGCACGGGCAACTGGTCTTTCAATGCCGCCTACGCCGGATCGCTGGGGCAGCGGGCCTACGTGACGCGTTTGCCCAGTCTGGCGGCCGCCGAGAAATTCACGGGCGCGGGCATTCCGCTGGCCGTCAGTCTGGGCTGGAAAAAAGGCGAGTTGCCCGGCGCGGCCATTGCCACCAGCAGCGGCCACCTGATGGTTTTAATTGGCTTCGACAAGGCGGGCAATCCCGTTCTGAACGATCCCG
This genomic interval carries:
- a CDS encoding peptidase C39 family protein; protein product: MRIPLLLTLALSSGAGALTMTYPSSTTTIHERAADWAGADVQGTQIHAEAISLAPGLTTGTLTSAPLTVTAFDELVPSWNAVTPGAGSVTVEVRARVGAEWSRWYSFGTWSSAEGRSSVNGQKDSAGQVMTDTLRLSKQATSYQYRVTLRGQGTTLRLLAFNTSERARRSAGLGQASDKTAWGKVNDVPQRSQMIYPDGGEVWCSPTSVSMILAARGIDIKVPQAARATYDRAYDGTGNWSFNAAYAGSLGQRAYVTRLPSLAAAEKFTGAGIPLAVSLGWKKGELPGAAIATSSGHLMVLIGFDKAGNPVLNDPAAPSNDTVRRTYPRAAFEKLWLTHSGGLSYVIGE